The following are encoded in a window of Roseimaritima ulvae genomic DNA:
- a CDS encoding DUF1501 domain-containing protein — translation MLNLTSRGRAHTCDGTTRRDFLQAGTLGAIGLGLPQLLAAKEAGLTDESKDNRSCIMIFNLGAPSQLDTFDMKPRAPAEIRGPFQPIATAGDFQVSEILPGHARVADKFSIVRSCYHEAAAVHDAGWQMMQTGRQFVGGVNYPHAGAVLQYLKGRRTDLPAHVVLPETMGRGGGNLPNGQAGGFLGKAYDPFALMADPSQPNFKVPDLLPPDSLGDVRIDRRRRMRAAIEGKMQALEATESAALLDKNFAAAYRLMNSPQARSAFDLAKEPAAVREKYGMNRFGQCCLLARRLVEAGVRFVTVNTFLTVFNEVTWDIHGSKPFTTIEGMKNIVAPMYDQGYAALIEDLADRGLLDDTMVCGLAEFGRTPKVNPAGGRDHWPQCFSCTFAGGGVQGGRAIGASDPIGGVPADRPAPPSEIIATIFHSLGLDLHAELPGPGGRPFPLVDFGTREIRELFN, via the coding sequence ATGCTGAACTTAACATCGCGTGGCAGGGCACATACCTGTGACGGCACCACACGCCGCGACTTTCTTCAAGCCGGCACGCTCGGTGCCATCGGACTCGGCTTGCCTCAATTGCTCGCTGCCAAAGAGGCTGGCTTGACCGACGAGTCCAAAGATAACCGTTCCTGCATCATGATCTTTAACCTGGGGGCGCCCAGCCAGCTTGATACGTTTGACATGAAGCCTCGGGCCCCGGCGGAAATTCGCGGGCCCTTTCAACCGATCGCCACCGCGGGGGACTTCCAGGTTTCCGAGATTCTGCCGGGCCACGCTCGGGTCGCAGACAAGTTCTCCATCGTGCGATCCTGTTATCACGAAGCCGCTGCGGTGCACGACGCTGGTTGGCAAATGATGCAAACCGGGCGGCAATTCGTCGGCGGAGTCAACTATCCTCACGCCGGTGCGGTGTTGCAGTACCTCAAAGGCCGCCGGACCGATCTGCCCGCTCACGTCGTCTTGCCGGAAACCATGGGGCGTGGAGGCGGCAATTTACCCAACGGCCAAGCTGGTGGATTTTTGGGCAAAGCCTACGACCCGTTCGCCTTGATGGCCGATCCCAGTCAACCGAATTTTAAAGTTCCCGATCTGTTGCCTCCCGACTCCTTGGGCGATGTCCGCATCGACCGTCGCCGGCGGATGCGAGCTGCCATCGAAGGCAAGATGCAGGCCCTGGAAGCCACCGAATCGGCGGCCTTGCTGGACAAGAACTTCGCGGCGGCCTATCGCTTGATGAACAGTCCGCAAGCTCGTTCGGCCTTTGACCTTGCCAAAGAGCCTGCCGCGGTTCGCGAGAAGTATGGTATGAACCGCTTCGGCCAATGCTGCTTGCTGGCCCGTCGCTTGGTCGAAGCCGGCGTGCGATTCGTGACCGTCAACACGTTCCTGACCGTCTTTAACGAAGTCACTTGGGACATCCACGGCAGTAAGCCCTTCACCACGATCGAGGGCATGAAAAACATCGTCGCTCCGATGTACGACCAAGGCTACGCGGCGCTGATCGAAGACCTGGCGGACCGCGGTCTGTTGGACGACACGATGGTCTGTGGGCTAGCCGAATTCGGCAGGACACCCAAAGTCAACCCGGCAGGCGGTCGCGATCATTGGCCGCAGTGCTTCAGTTGCACGTTTGCCGGGGGAGGCGTGCAGGGGGGCCGCGCGATTGGCGCGAGCGACCCGATCGGCGGCGTTCCCGCGGATCGCCCGGCCCCGCCCAGCGAGATCATCGCCACGATCTTTCACAGCCTGGGACTGGACTTGCACGCCGAATTGCCGGGCCCCGGCGGGCGTCCGTTCCCCTTGGTCGATTTTGGCACTCGCGAAATCCGCGAATTGTTTAATTAG
- the ltrA gene encoding group II intron reverse transcriptase/maturase produces MRETARIHPELKFTSLLHHIDVCMLHTAFDELKKDAAAGVDEETWREYEPGREDRIADLHGRIHRGAYRAKPSKRLYIAKADGRKRPIGIASLEDKIVQKATVLVLQCVYEQDFLGFSYGFRPRRSQHDALDALTVGLRRKKVNWVLDADVEGFFDTIDHQWLLTFLEHRIGDKRILRLVRKWLRAGVSEEGEWSKTDVGTPQGAVVSPLLANVYLHYVFDLWIQWWRSQRGRGDVVVIRYADDFVIGFERKAEAEACLKELRHRFGKYGLKLHDEKTRLIEFGRYAAERRASRGQGRPETFDFLGFTHRCGTNRRDGWFAIHRETMTKRLRATLAKLKQKLRRRRHWPTGEVGTWLRRVLQGWLNYHAIPGNMRQMQVFRREVGKMWLNELRRRSQRSRWTWVRMRRLIEKYFPPLRVIHPYPNIRFRARLNAGAV; encoded by the coding sequence GTGCGCGAAACAGCTCGGATTCATCCCGAGCTGAAGTTCACGTCGCTGCTTCATCACATCGATGTTTGCATGCTGCATACCGCCTTCGACGAGTTGAAGAAAGATGCGGCAGCGGGCGTTGATGAAGAAACATGGCGAGAATACGAACCAGGCCGCGAAGATCGGATCGCCGATCTCCACGGTCGCATTCACCGGGGAGCCTACCGGGCGAAACCCTCGAAGCGTCTTTACATCGCCAAAGCCGACGGTCGGAAACGCCCGATCGGGATCGCATCGCTGGAGGACAAGATTGTCCAGAAGGCGACCGTGCTGGTGCTGCAATGCGTTTATGAGCAGGATTTTCTCGGCTTCAGTTACGGCTTCCGCCCGCGACGCAGCCAGCACGATGCGCTTGATGCGCTAACGGTCGGCCTGCGACGCAAGAAGGTGAACTGGGTGTTGGACGCCGACGTGGAAGGCTTCTTTGACACGATCGACCACCAGTGGTTGCTCACGTTCTTGGAGCATCGCATCGGCGACAAGCGCATTCTCCGTCTGGTCCGCAAATGGCTTCGTGCCGGGGTCAGCGAAGAGGGCGAGTGGTCCAAGACAGACGTAGGAACGCCGCAAGGGGCCGTGGTTTCACCGCTGCTCGCCAACGTGTACCTGCACTATGTTTTCGACCTTTGGATTCAGTGGTGGCGCAGTCAACGCGGGCGAGGCGACGTGGTCGTGATTCGTTACGCGGACGACTTTGTGATTGGCTTTGAACGGAAAGCGGAAGCGGAGGCATGTCTCAAGGAGCTACGCCACCGCTTTGGCAAGTACGGCTTGAAGCTACACGACGAGAAGACGCGTTTGATCGAGTTCGGCCGCTATGCGGCTGAACGTCGAGCGTCACGAGGGCAGGGGCGACCGGAAACGTTCGACTTTCTTGGCTTTACTCATCGCTGCGGCACGAACCGGCGAGACGGCTGGTTCGCGATTCACCGCGAAACGATGACGAAGCGCCTGCGTGCAACGCTCGCTAAGCTCAAGCAGAAACTTCGCCGGCGTCGTCACTGGCCGACAGGCGAGGTGGGCACATGGCTACGCCGCGTGCTGCAGGGTTGGCTGAACTATCATGCCATCCCCGGCAACATGCGTCAGATGCAGGTGTTCCGTCGCGAAGTCGGCAAGATGTGGTTGAATGAACTTCGACGCAGGTCGCAGCGCTCACGCTGGACGTGGGTGCGCATGAGGCGCCTGATCGAGAAGTACTTTCCTCCACTGCGGGTGATCCACCCGTACCCCAACATCCGCTTTCGCGCTCGACTCAACGCAGGAGCCGTATGA
- a CDS encoding c-type cytochrome domain-containing protein, which translates to MNIRSFLLCLLLVAGTPALKALAEQPIDFATQIMPLLETHCVACHTEDESEGGLILDGYAALMNGGESGPAITPGTPQSSRMLLMAQGKLEPKMPPESDGLNEQELTLLAEWIEQGAKGPAGDVHDPKHATRSATRFPKIATAASATHPATAVAVAADGQRLAIARFQSVTLQTVAGQVLHRWQDFPGKINGLRFGPDGTSLVVATGLTGKFGEAVLLTLNEPQNSDATTRSESASNVFDVPPRRFQGHRDTLYAAELSPDGRWLATAGYDRQILLWDVESGKQIRSLKGHNGAILSLAFSPDGQLLISGSADETIKVWDVESGERFDTLNQPQGEVLAVAFTENGQHILACSADHRFRVWKLMSREVAKTNPLVTTRYIDDAALNAMATMPGGEGVVVVSETGNAKVLRTSNWNVAATLPSCQVTISDVAVASDGKTAFLSLFDGSLIRRDVPSIEESQSPAAVAASHDSVFLDLGDPTVVEEHAVASESASVPQLPRNAIVRGSIDAAEQVDRFGWAAKAGEVWAIDCDALSDQQDAAGRTGSLDPTIRIEDAEGNVVPRVRLQAVRESYFTFRGKNSAQSNDFRLFGWQDMHLDDYLYSGGEVTRLWMHPRGPDSGFDVYPGEGDRWTYFGTSHVTHALGEPAYVVRPLAAGEEPLANGLPVFEIGFQNDDDPMRRAGSNSRLIFTAPADGLYTVAVSDRRFEGQPSYRYELRIRPARPSFSASVSAIEQPLLRGAGREFAVTVERHDGFAGPVVFDCEDLPAGVRSTFPVVVEAGQKTAHGILWLGESSPPLPSEIEPRVVATANARGLKLERNAGTLGKLRSADTSRATPQIVLDEIHSEAADATEIPELLIRQGETVSAVVKLERAKDFNAEVRFGKEKAGRNATHGVYVDNIGLNGLLLLKGMNQRKFFITADPISKPGTRPFYLKAELDGGITTLPVQVTVQSP; encoded by the coding sequence ATGAATATCCGGTCGTTTCTGCTCTGCTTGTTGTTGGTTGCTGGGACGCCCGCGCTGAAGGCGCTGGCAGAGCAACCGATCGACTTCGCAACCCAGATCATGCCACTGCTGGAAACCCACTGCGTCGCTTGTCATACGGAAGATGAGTCCGAAGGCGGGCTAATCCTCGACGGTTATGCGGCGCTGATGAACGGGGGCGAGTCAGGTCCGGCGATAACACCGGGGACGCCGCAGAGTAGTCGCATGCTGCTGATGGCCCAGGGCAAGCTGGAACCGAAAATGCCTCCTGAGTCGGATGGGTTGAACGAACAGGAATTGACACTGCTTGCCGAATGGATCGAACAAGGAGCGAAAGGGCCTGCAGGCGATGTCCACGACCCGAAGCATGCAACGCGATCGGCAACGCGGTTCCCCAAAATCGCGACCGCGGCCTCAGCGACTCATCCGGCCACGGCTGTGGCGGTCGCCGCCGACGGACAACGCCTGGCCATCGCTCGCTTTCAATCTGTTACGCTGCAGACGGTCGCAGGGCAGGTGCTGCATCGCTGGCAGGATTTTCCCGGCAAAATCAATGGACTGAGGTTTGGCCCCGATGGTACGTCCCTGGTCGTCGCCACGGGGCTGACCGGTAAGTTTGGGGAAGCGGTTCTGCTGACACTGAACGAACCACAGAACTCCGATGCAACGACCCGTTCGGAGTCCGCTTCGAACGTGTTCGATGTGCCGCCGCGGCGGTTTCAAGGACATCGCGATACCTTGTACGCTGCGGAACTTTCCCCCGATGGCCGCTGGCTGGCGACGGCCGGTTACGATCGACAAATCCTGCTCTGGGACGTCGAGTCCGGAAAACAAATCCGCAGCCTAAAAGGACACAACGGCGCCATTCTGTCTTTGGCATTTTCTCCCGATGGCCAACTGCTGATCAGCGGATCGGCCGATGAGACGATCAAGGTTTGGGATGTGGAATCCGGTGAGCGGTTCGACACGCTGAATCAACCGCAAGGGGAAGTCTTGGCGGTAGCGTTTACCGAAAACGGGCAACACATCCTGGCGTGTAGTGCGGACCACCGATTTCGTGTTTGGAAGTTGATGTCCCGTGAAGTAGCGAAAACCAACCCGTTGGTTACGACGCGGTACATCGATGATGCGGCGCTAAACGCAATGGCCACCATGCCGGGAGGTGAAGGAGTCGTCGTCGTTAGCGAAACGGGAAACGCAAAAGTCCTACGGACCAGCAATTGGAACGTGGCGGCAACGCTGCCGTCCTGCCAAGTCACGATCAGCGATGTGGCCGTTGCCAGCGATGGGAAAACGGCCTTCCTCAGCTTATTCGACGGCAGCTTGATCCGCAGAGATGTACCGTCGATCGAAGAATCGCAATCGCCCGCTGCGGTTGCGGCATCGCATGATTCCGTTTTCTTAGACCTTGGGGATCCAACCGTTGTCGAAGAACACGCCGTGGCCAGCGAATCAGCAAGCGTGCCACAGCTACCGAGAAACGCGATCGTGCGCGGCAGCATTGACGCAGCGGAGCAGGTGGATCGATTCGGCTGGGCCGCAAAGGCTGGCGAGGTTTGGGCGATCGACTGTGACGCGTTGAGCGACCAACAAGACGCCGCTGGTCGGACCGGTTCTCTGGATCCGACCATTCGCATCGAAGACGCCGAAGGCAACGTCGTTCCGCGCGTCCGGCTGCAAGCGGTCCGCGAATCGTATTTTACGTTCCGCGGCAAGAACAGCGCGCAGTCCAATGATTTTCGGCTGTTTGGTTGGCAAGACATGCACCTGGATGATTACCTCTACTCAGGCGGCGAGGTCACCCGGTTGTGGATGCATCCACGCGGGCCTGATTCGGGATTTGATGTGTACCCAGGGGAAGGAGATCGCTGGACGTATTTTGGAACTTCGCATGTCACGCATGCGTTGGGCGAGCCGGCTTATGTGGTCAGACCGTTGGCGGCGGGCGAGGAGCCGCTAGCCAACGGGTTGCCGGTGTTCGAAATCGGCTTTCAGAACGACGACGACCCGATGCGTCGAGCGGGAAGCAACAGTCGTTTAATCTTCACTGCCCCGGCCGATGGCTTGTATACGGTGGCCGTTTCGGATCGACGTTTTGAAGGGCAACCAAGCTATCGCTATGAACTGCGAATTCGACCAGCCCGTCCATCGTTTTCCGCTTCGGTGTCCGCAATCGAGCAGCCCCTGCTGCGTGGGGCGGGACGGGAGTTTGCGGTCACCGTCGAACGCCATGATGGTTTTGCGGGGCCGGTTGTGTTCGACTGCGAAGATCTTCCAGCAGGCGTCCGCAGTACATTTCCGGTCGTCGTGGAAGCGGGCCAGAAAACCGCTCACGGCATCCTTTGGCTGGGCGAATCAAGCCCGCCTCTACCGTCCGAGATCGAACCACGGGTCGTGGCCACCGCCAACGCGCGGGGCCTGAAGTTGGAACGCAACGCCGGCACGTTGGGCAAGCTAAGGAGTGCGGATACGAGTCGAGCGACACCGCAAATCGTGCTTGACGAGATCCACAGCGAAGCGGCAGATGCAACAGAAATTCCCGAGCTGTTGATTCGCCAAGGAGAGACCGTTTCGGCCGTTGTGAAACTCGAGCGAGCGAAAGATTTCAATGCCGAGGTTCGGTTTGGTAAAGAGAAAGCGGGACGCAATGCCACGCACGGAGTTTACGTCGACAACATCGGCTTAAACGGGTTGTTGTTACTCAAGGGGATGAACCAACGCAAATTTTTCATCACCGCCGACCCGATCAGCAAACCAGGGACGCGACCGTTCTATCTAAAAGCCGAGTTGGACGGTGGGATCACCACGCTGCCGGTCCAAGTAACCGTCCAATCGCCGTAA
- a CDS encoding PEP-CTERM sorting domain-containing protein: MLLRFHRVFANRNQLLGLVCSLALTTLSVNNAAAGTLWSQGFETDKNGWFDEGNGWDGTATRVASGGGTLGVTSSSGGFHAEFTQSGGPPPTGPFSGFDGYRSVWPGDYMASIDIYLDTGWALGEGFDYSVAANGSDGLHQRDFIFHVTKDTSTGDLLVGSSNNTNFAPREDLETLTNYVVADTGWYTFQHHFYDVGGILNVDLNLLDGLGSTVYSNTLSSAADTIPGEVGGNRYAWFTNIDVATGIAVDNQSLSTVPEPASMLTFAALGLCASVGARRKMRRSQGRMQA; this comes from the coding sequence ATGTTACTACGTTTTCATCGAGTGTTTGCAAACCGTAACCAACTGCTGGGATTGGTTTGCTCATTGGCCCTGACAACCCTCAGCGTGAACAACGCCGCTGCGGGAACGCTTTGGAGCCAAGGGTTTGAAACCGACAAGAATGGGTGGTTTGACGAAGGCAACGGCTGGGATGGGACGGCGACGCGAGTCGCCAGTGGCGGCGGGACACTCGGCGTCACCTCGTCGTCGGGCGGGTTTCACGCCGAGTTCACGCAGAGCGGAGGGCCGCCGCCCACTGGCCCCTTCTCGGGTTTTGATGGCTACCGCAGTGTCTGGCCGGGCGACTATATGGCCAGTATCGACATCTATCTGGATACCGGCTGGGCATTGGGGGAAGGCTTCGACTACTCCGTGGCTGCGAACGGATCGGACGGACTCCACCAACGTGACTTTATTTTTCACGTCACCAAAGATACCTCGACCGGCGACCTGTTGGTTGGCAGCAGCAACAACACCAACTTCGCCCCTCGCGAAGACCTGGAAACGCTGACGAACTACGTAGTCGCGGACACGGGTTGGTACACGTTCCAGCACCACTTCTACGATGTCGGAGGCATCCTGAACGTCGACCTCAACTTGCTCGACGGCCTTGGAAGCACCGTATACAGCAACACCCTCAGTTCCGCTGCGGACACCATTCCGGGGGAAGTCGGCGGCAATCGTTATGCGTGGTTCACCAATATCGACGTCGCCACTGGCATTGCCGTCGACAACCAGTCGCTCAGCACGGTCCCCGAGCCGGCATCGATGCTAACATTCGCCGCCCTTGGCCTGTGCGCTTCGGTGGGAGCCCGCCGCAAGATGCGTCGCAGTCAGGGTCGAATGCAGGCCTAA
- a CDS encoding GspE/PulE family protein — translation MSGTMQDFTDILLHEGVISLDQLSESEKVAADAKMSVGEALVKLEYATPEEVAEATAKFHNVPYVDLRQTRIPEHIIELVPESVARENMVLPFAEADGALKVLVADPFDLETSEKLRFILNKKIETAMAAKESIQEAINQYYGQVEGESADSMLQEFTDTAIDFTETSEADDVGGDDGDMDENSPPVVKLVHLMIQEAVQLRASDIHVEPFEERVRIRYRIDGVCVERDSPPRRMLGSLVSRIKILAKMDISERRRPQDGRIKITVGDKELDLRVSIIPTNHGQSVVMRLLDKDNIKVGTRQLGLADKDFRDFNSLIKRPNGIILVTGPTGSGKTTTLYASLNALNRPDRKIITAEDPVEYYLPGINQVEVRHNIGLDFALIIRSMLRQAPNIILVGEMRDTETASMGIQASLTGHLVFSTLHTNDAPSAITRMVDIGVPSYLVASSVIAVLAQRLVRTICPRCKQSYKPPQSVIDDAGLPPELVKHAEFAKGKGCSYCQRSGYRGRLGIYELMMVTSRIREMMFQASPTQEIRKAAIEQGMTTLYADGMRKVLRGITTFEEVYRVAKRTEQDFLALEHLVKELN, via the coding sequence ATGAGTGGCACGATGCAGGATTTTACTGATATCCTTCTGCACGAAGGCGTGATCAGTCTGGATCAGCTGAGCGAATCGGAAAAAGTAGCCGCCGATGCCAAGATGAGCGTCGGCGAAGCGCTGGTCAAACTGGAGTATGCAACGCCCGAAGAAGTGGCGGAAGCAACGGCGAAATTCCACAACGTCCCCTACGTCGATCTCCGCCAAACCCGGATCCCCGAACATATTATCGAACTGGTGCCCGAATCGGTGGCCCGCGAAAATATGGTCCTGCCCTTCGCCGAAGCCGACGGGGCCCTGAAAGTCCTGGTCGCCGACCCATTCGACTTGGAAACCAGCGAAAAACTGCGGTTCATCCTGAATAAAAAGATCGAAACGGCGATGGCCGCCAAAGAATCGATCCAGGAAGCGATCAACCAATACTACGGGCAGGTCGAAGGGGAATCGGCCGACTCGATGCTGCAAGAATTCACCGATACCGCCATCGACTTCACCGAAACCAGCGAAGCCGATGACGTCGGCGGCGACGATGGCGACATGGACGAAAACAGTCCCCCTGTCGTCAAACTGGTGCACTTGATGATCCAGGAAGCCGTCCAGCTGCGGGCCTCGGACATCCACGTCGAACCCTTCGAAGAACGCGTGCGGATCCGCTATCGCATCGACGGTGTCTGCGTCGAACGCGATAGCCCCCCCCGCCGGATGCTCGGTAGCCTCGTCTCCCGTATCAAGATCCTGGCCAAAATGGATATCTCCGAACGCCGCCGCCCCCAGGACGGACGGATCAAAATCACCGTCGGCGACAAAGAACTCGACCTCCGCGTCAGCATCATCCCTACCAACCACGGCCAATCGGTCGTGATGCGACTGCTGGACAAAGACAATATCAAAGTCGGCACCCGGCAACTTGGCTTGGCCGACAAAGACTTCCGCGATTTTAACTCCCTAATCAAACGCCCCAACGGCATCATCCTCGTCACCGGCCCCACGGGAAGCGGCAAAACCACCACGCTCTATGCGTCCCTAAATGCCCTAAACCGCCCCGACCGGAAGATCATCACCGCCGAAGACCCGGTCGAATATTACCTGCCCGGCATCAACCAAGTCGAAGTTCGACACAATATCGGCCTCGACTTCGCTCTCATCATCCGCTCCATGCTGCGACAGGCTCCAAATATTATTCTGGTCGGGGAGATGCGTGATACCGAGACCGCATCGATGGGGATTCAGGCCAGCCTGACTGGACACTTGGTATTTAGTACGCTGCACACGAACGATGCGCCCAGTGCCATCACGCGAATGGTGGACATCGGTGTACCCTCCTATCTGGTGGCCAGCAGCGTCATCGCGGTCCTGGCTCAGCGTTTGGTACGGACCATCTGCCCCCGCTGCAAGCAGTCCTACAAGCCCCCACAAAGCGTGATCGACGATGCGGGCCTGCCCCCCGAACTGGTTAAGCACGCCGAGTTTGCTAAGGGCAAAGGCTGCAGCTATTGCCAACGCAGCGGCTACCGCGGACGCCTGGGCATCTACGAGCTGATGATGGTCACCAGCCGGATCCGCGAAATGATGTTCCAGGCCAGCCCCACGCAGGAAATCCGCAAGGCGGCGATCGAACAGGGAATGACCACGTTATACGCGGACGGAATGCGAAAAGTGCTCCGCGGCATCACGACTTTCGAAGAGGTGTATCGGGTCGCCAAACGCACCGAACAGGACTTCCTGGCGCTTGAACACCTGGTCAAAGAACTGAACTAA
- a CDS encoding DUF1549 and DUF1553 domain-containing protein → MLRNHSVYCRAAMGTLVVVGLLMLSNQGHAEPPAATPDGESRWSFRNDVQSILSRHGCNSGACHGTLAGKGGFRLSLHGFDSQADFQAITKQNRGRRIEIADPGRSLLLAKPTGALPHKGGIRLDTDSRDYRILAEWIAAGAAGPAAADARLVRIEVTPEQARLAPGDTAQLAVQAIYSDDRVVDVTSWAKFSATDEAIAGVDENGLVTIRGSGEGAIRVWFGSRIALARLTVPFAHPTPQNELADVQRNNFIDDLVLDQLQTLNLTPSPRCDDETFLRRAFLDTVGRLPNEQQRQAYLDAPESLRRSQLIERLLASDDYVDYWTYKWSDMLLVNGNRLRPQAVQAYYQWVRQAVAEDRPWDEVVRQILTATGVSTENGATNFYALHQTPEEMTENACQAFLGLSIGCAKCHNHPLEKWSNDQYYGMANLFARVRAKGWGGETRNGDGIRTLYVADSGDVIQPTRGKPQPPTPLDAQPLDFDDPQDRRIALADWMTKAENPYFSRAITNRVWANFFGRGLVEPVDDLRISNPASNEPLLRASAEYLAESAFDLKSLMRVILESETYQRSSVPLPTNKEDDRYLSRYYPRRLMAEVLLDAVDQVLQTSTKFDEVAFSGADVQKTDFYPTGTRAIQLYDSAVSSYFLKTFGRNPREIVCECERSAEPSLVQVLHLSNGDTLNPKLNADNNLLARLQQQDADTDQVITALFERALARRPTEQERENLRAIVREYEDNTTDAWRDLAWSLLTSTEFTFNH, encoded by the coding sequence GTGCTACGAAATCATTCTGTGTATTGCCGAGCCGCGATGGGGACGCTGGTTGTGGTCGGCCTGTTGATGCTGTCCAACCAAGGGCACGCGGAACCACCGGCCGCAACGCCCGACGGCGAGTCTCGCTGGAGCTTCCGCAACGATGTGCAGTCGATCCTGTCCCGGCATGGTTGCAACTCCGGCGCCTGTCACGGCACGCTGGCGGGCAAAGGAGGGTTTCGGCTTTCGCTGCACGGCTTCGACAGCCAAGCGGACTTCCAGGCGATCACGAAACAGAATCGCGGCAGGCGGATTGAAATTGCCGATCCCGGCCGCAGCCTGCTGTTGGCCAAGCCGACCGGTGCGCTGCCGCACAAAGGCGGCATCCGGTTGGACACCGATTCACGCGACTACCGCATCCTGGCCGAATGGATCGCCGCTGGAGCTGCCGGGCCGGCCGCCGCCGACGCTCGACTGGTTCGCATCGAAGTGACTCCCGAACAAGCTCGCCTGGCTCCGGGCGATACGGCGCAGCTTGCCGTTCAAGCTATCTACAGTGACGACCGCGTGGTGGATGTGACGTCCTGGGCCAAGTTCTCCGCAACGGATGAAGCGATCGCGGGCGTCGACGAAAATGGTTTGGTGACCATCCGCGGAAGCGGCGAGGGAGCCATTCGCGTGTGGTTTGGAAGCCGCATCGCGTTGGCACGGCTGACCGTTCCCTTTGCTCACCCGACGCCGCAAAACGAACTGGCCGATGTGCAGCGCAATAACTTTATCGACGACTTGGTGCTGGATCAGTTGCAGACGCTGAACCTTACGCCATCGCCACGCTGCGACGACGAAACCTTTCTGCGGCGAGCCTTCCTGGACACTGTCGGCCGGCTGCCAAACGAACAACAACGCCAGGCGTATTTAGACGCCCCCGAATCGCTGCGGCGATCGCAATTGATCGAGCGTCTGCTGGCCAGCGACGATTATGTGGATTACTGGACGTATAAATGGAGCGACATGCTGTTGGTCAACGGCAACCGGCTTCGTCCCCAAGCCGTGCAAGCGTACTACCAATGGGTTCGACAAGCCGTCGCGGAAGACCGTCCATGGGACGAAGTCGTGCGGCAGATATTAACGGCTACGGGCGTGAGTACCGAAAACGGCGCGACCAACTTTTATGCGCTGCACCAAACGCCCGAAGAGATGACCGAAAATGCCTGCCAGGCGTTCTTGGGATTATCAATCGGCTGCGCGAAATGCCACAACCATCCGCTGGAAAAATGGTCTAACGATCAATATTACGGCATGGCAAATCTGTTCGCTCGCGTCCGCGCGAAAGGCTGGGGCGGGGAAACTCGCAACGGTGACGGGATCCGCACGCTCTACGTCGCAGACTCCGGCGACGTCATTCAACCCACTCGCGGCAAACCCCAACCGCCCACTCCCTTGGACGCTCAACCACTGGACTTTGATGATCCGCAAGACCGCCGGATCGCCTTGGCGGACTGGATGACCAAGGCGGAAAATCCTTACTTCTCTCGCGCGATCACCAATCGCGTGTGGGCTAACTTTTTTGGCCGCGGCCTGGTCGAACCGGTCGACGATCTGCGGATCAGCAACCCGGCTTCCAACGAACCGTTGCTGCGAGCTTCCGCGGAATATCTCGCCGAGTCCGCGTTTGATCTGAAAAGTCTGATGCGGGTGATCTTGGAAAGTGAAACCTACCAACGTAGCAGCGTCCCGTTGCCGACAAACAAGGAGGACGATCGCTACTTAAGTCGCTATTACCCGCGTCGCCTGATGGCCGAGGTCCTGCTCGATGCCGTCGACCAAGTTCTGCAGACCAGCACGAAGTTCGATGAGGTGGCTTTCTCGGGCGCGGACGTACAGAAGACGGATTTTTACCCCACGGGAACTCGTGCGATCCAACTGTACGACTCCGCCGTGTCGTCGTACTTCTTAAAAACGTTTGGTCGTAACCCGCGAGAAATCGTTTGCGAATGTGAACGCAGCGCCGAACCCAGCTTGGTGCAGGTATTGCATCTATCCAACGGGGATACGCTGAATCCGAAACTAAACGCCGACAACAATCTATTGGCACGGCTGCAACAACAAGACGCGGATACCGATCAAGTGATCACGGCTCTGTTCGAACGCGCTCTGGCACGCCGACCGACCGAACAAGAACGAGAAAATCTACGTGCCATCGTGCGTGAGTACGAAGACAACACCACCGACGCGTGGCGAGACCTGGCATGGAGCCTGCTGACCAGCACTGAATTTACCTTCAACCACTAA
- a CDS encoding helix-turn-helix transcriptional regulator — protein MQGLGTTERQLRLLQQLASTRQGETVAELAERFGVNQRTIRRDLQRLQAIGFPVDQTTEAHGRQRWLLHGDSILGTGLSFDEAFALVLASLSATAVVDGAAGGRW, from the coding sequence ATGCAAGGGTTGGGTACGACCGAGCGGCAGTTGCGGCTGTTGCAGCAATTAGCGAGCACGCGTCAGGGCGAGACGGTGGCGGAGTTGGCTGAGCGGTTTGGGGTCAACCAGCGGACCATCCGCCGCGACCTGCAGCGGCTGCAGGCGATCGGGTTTCCGGTCGATCAGACCACCGAAGCTCACGGCCGGCAGCGGTGGCTGCTGCACGGTGACAGCATTTTGGGCACCGGCTTAAGTTTCGACGAAGCCTTCGCGTTGGTGTTGGCCAGTCTTTCTGCGACGGCAGTGGTGGATGGTGCGGCGGGGGGGCGTTGGTGA